From Desmodus rotundus isolate HL8 chromosome 12, HLdesRot8A.1, whole genome shotgun sequence, one genomic window encodes:
- the FLT3LG gene encoding fms-related tyrosine kinase 3 ligand isoform X3 — MSFHCNWSACRKPEGEGGRNLATSRGRGRGGELKGRVRKGLGCGGPRPALLSLPRSGYRHEGPLAEMTVLAPAWSPATPLLLLLLLSLGLCGTPDCTFPHSPISSTFADTIRKLSDYLLEDYPVAVATNLHDDKLCGAFWRLVLAQRCMEQLKTVAGAQMQQLLEDVNTEIYFVTLCAMQDTSEQLVALKPWITRWNFSGCLELRCQPDSSTLLPSRSPKALEATDLPAAPAPLLLLLLLLLPLALLLVAAVWCLDWWRRRRRMPYPGEQREAGEEKERNINVWLPLKCPPTGDLDHNPGMCPDWELN; from the exons ATGAGTTTTCACTGTAACTGGAGCGCATGCAGGAAACccgagggagaaggaggcagaaacTTAGCCACATCAAGGGGCcgagggaggggcggggagttGAAGGGGCGGGTGAGGaaagggctggggtgtgggggaccGAGACCTGCTCTTCTGTCCCTTCCAAGATCTGGCTACAGGCATGAGGGGCCACTGGCGGAGATGACAGTGTTGGCACCAGCCTGGAGCCCAGCT acacCCCTGCTGCTACTGTTGCTGCTGAGCCTGGGCCTCTGCGGGACCCCAGACTGTAccttcccccacagccccatCTCCTCCACCTTCGCTGACACCATCCGCAAGCTG TCTGACTACTTGCTTGAAGATTACCCCGTTGCTGTGGCCACCAACCTGCACGAC GACAAGCTCTGTGGGGCCTTCTGGCGCCTGGTCCTGGCCCAGCGCTGCATGGAGCAGCTCAAGACAGTGGCCGGGGCCCAGATGCAACAGCTGCTGGAGGATGTCAACACAGAGATATATTTTGTCACCTTATGTGCCATGCAG gacaCCTCCGAGCAGCTGGTGGCCCTGAAGCCCTGGATCACCCGCTGGAATTTCTCTGGCTGCCTGGAGCTGCGGTGTCAGCCGG ACTcctccaccctgctgccctcCAGGAGTCCCAAGGCTTTGGAGGCCACAGACTTGCCAGCTGCTCCGGCCCCTCTGCTActcctgctgctgttgctgctgccccTGGCCCTCCTGCTGGTGGCTGCTGTCTGGTGCCTGGACTGGTGGAGGAGAAGGCGGAGGATGCCCTACCCTGGGGAGCAG agagaagcgggggaagagaaggagagaaacattaatgtgtggttgcctctcaagtgccctcctactggagacctggaccataacccaggcatgtgccctgactgggaattgaactga
- the FLT3LG gene encoding fms-related tyrosine kinase 3 ligand isoform X1 yields the protein MSFHCNWSACRKPEGEGGRNLATSRGRGRGGELKGRVRKGLGCGGPRPALLSLPRSGYRHEGPLAEMTVLAPAWSPATPLLLLLLLSLGLCGTPDCTFPHSPISSTFADTIRKLSDYLLEDYPVAVATNLHDDKLCGAFWRLVLAQRCMEQLKTVAGAQMQQLLEDVNTEIYFVTLCAMQPIPSCLRYVQTNISHLLQDTSEQLVALKPWITRWNFSGCLELRCQPDSSTLLPSRSPKALEATDLPAAPAPLLLLLLLLLPLALLLVAAVWCLDWWRRRRRMPYPGEQREAGEEKERNINVWLPLKCPPTGDLDHNPGMCPDWELN from the exons ATGAGTTTTCACTGTAACTGGAGCGCATGCAGGAAACccgagggagaaggaggcagaaacTTAGCCACATCAAGGGGCcgagggaggggcggggagttGAAGGGGCGGGTGAGGaaagggctggggtgtgggggaccGAGACCTGCTCTTCTGTCCCTTCCAAGATCTGGCTACAGGCATGAGGGGCCACTGGCGGAGATGACAGTGTTGGCACCAGCCTGGAGCCCAGCT acacCCCTGCTGCTACTGTTGCTGCTGAGCCTGGGCCTCTGCGGGACCCCAGACTGTAccttcccccacagccccatCTCCTCCACCTTCGCTGACACCATCCGCAAGCTG TCTGACTACTTGCTTGAAGATTACCCCGTTGCTGTGGCCACCAACCTGCACGAC GACAAGCTCTGTGGGGCCTTCTGGCGCCTGGTCCTGGCCCAGCGCTGCATGGAGCAGCTCAAGACAGTGGCCGGGGCCCAGATGCAACAGCTGCTGGAGGATGTCAACACAGAGATATATTTTGTCACCTTATGTGCCATGCAG cccatcCCCAGCTGTCTTCGCTACGTCCAGACCAACAtctcccacctcctgcaggacaCCTCCGAGCAGCTGGTGGCCCTGAAGCCCTGGATCACCCGCTGGAATTTCTCTGGCTGCCTGGAGCTGCGGTGTCAGCCGG ACTcctccaccctgctgccctcCAGGAGTCCCAAGGCTTTGGAGGCCACAGACTTGCCAGCTGCTCCGGCCCCTCTGCTActcctgctgctgttgctgctgccccTGGCCCTCCTGCTGGTGGCTGCTGTCTGGTGCCTGGACTGGTGGAGGAGAAGGCGGAGGATGCCCTACCCTGGGGAGCAG agagaagcgggggaagagaaggagagaaacattaatgtgtggttgcctctcaagtgccctcctactggagacctggaccataacccaggcatgtgccctgactgggaattgaactga
- the FLT3LG gene encoding fms-related tyrosine kinase 3 ligand isoform X2, with protein sequence MSFHCNWSACRKPEGEGGRNLATSRGRGRGGELKGRVRKGLGCGGPRPALLSLPRSGYRHEGPLAEMTVLAPAWSPATPLLLLLLLSLGLCGTPDCTFPHSPISSTFADTIRKLSDYLLEDYPVAVATNLHDDKLCGAFWRLVLAQRCMEQLKTVAGAQMQQLLEDVNTEIYFVTLCAMQPIPSCLRYVQTNISHLLQDTSEQLVALKPWITRWNFSGCLELRCQPGVPRLWRPQTCQLLRPLCYSCCCCCCPWPSCWWLLSGAWTGGGEGGGCPTLGSREKRGKRRRETLMCGCLSSALLLETWTITQACALTGN encoded by the exons ATGAGTTTTCACTGTAACTGGAGCGCATGCAGGAAACccgagggagaaggaggcagaaacTTAGCCACATCAAGGGGCcgagggaggggcggggagttGAAGGGGCGGGTGAGGaaagggctggggtgtgggggaccGAGACCTGCTCTTCTGTCCCTTCCAAGATCTGGCTACAGGCATGAGGGGCCACTGGCGGAGATGACAGTGTTGGCACCAGCCTGGAGCCCAGCT acacCCCTGCTGCTACTGTTGCTGCTGAGCCTGGGCCTCTGCGGGACCCCAGACTGTAccttcccccacagccccatCTCCTCCACCTTCGCTGACACCATCCGCAAGCTG TCTGACTACTTGCTTGAAGATTACCCCGTTGCTGTGGCCACCAACCTGCACGAC GACAAGCTCTGTGGGGCCTTCTGGCGCCTGGTCCTGGCCCAGCGCTGCATGGAGCAGCTCAAGACAGTGGCCGGGGCCCAGATGCAACAGCTGCTGGAGGATGTCAACACAGAGATATATTTTGTCACCTTATGTGCCATGCAG cccatcCCCAGCTGTCTTCGCTACGTCCAGACCAACAtctcccacctcctgcaggacaCCTCCGAGCAGCTGGTGGCCCTGAAGCCCTGGATCACCCGCTGGAATTTCTCTGGCTGCCTGGAGCTGCGGTGTCAGCCGG GAGTCCCAAGGCTTTGGAGGCCACAGACTTGCCAGCTGCTCCGGCCCCTCTGCTActcctgctgctgttgctgctgccccTGGCCCTCCTGCTGGTGGCTGCTGTCTGGTGCCTGGACTGGTGGAGGAGAAGGCGGAGGATGCCCTACCCTGGGGAGCAG agagaagcgggggaagagaaggagagaaacattaatgtgtggttgcctctcaagtgccctcctactggagacctggaccataacccaggcatgtgccctgactgggaattga
- the FLT3LG gene encoding fms-related tyrosine kinase 3 ligand isoform X4 has product MSFHCNWSACRKPEGEGGRNLATSRGRGRGGELKGRVRKGLGCGGPRPALLSLPRSGYRHEGPLAEMTVLAPAWSPATPLLLLLLLSLGLCGTPDCTFPHSPISSTFADTIRKLSDYLLEDYPVAVATNLHDDKLCGAFWRLVLAQRCMEQLKTVAGAQMQQLLEDVNTEIYFVTLCAMQPIPSCLRYVQTNISHLLQDTSEQLVALKPWITRWNFSGCLELRCQPDSSTLLPSRSPKALEATDLPAAPAPLLLLLLLLLPLALLLVAAVWCLDWWRRRRRMPYPGEQVIHILFKILSEDEDVY; this is encoded by the exons ATGAGTTTTCACTGTAACTGGAGCGCATGCAGGAAACccgagggagaaggaggcagaaacTTAGCCACATCAAGGGGCcgagggaggggcggggagttGAAGGGGCGGGTGAGGaaagggctggggtgtgggggaccGAGACCTGCTCTTCTGTCCCTTCCAAGATCTGGCTACAGGCATGAGGGGCCACTGGCGGAGATGACAGTGTTGGCACCAGCCTGGAGCCCAGCT acacCCCTGCTGCTACTGTTGCTGCTGAGCCTGGGCCTCTGCGGGACCCCAGACTGTAccttcccccacagccccatCTCCTCCACCTTCGCTGACACCATCCGCAAGCTG TCTGACTACTTGCTTGAAGATTACCCCGTTGCTGTGGCCACCAACCTGCACGAC GACAAGCTCTGTGGGGCCTTCTGGCGCCTGGTCCTGGCCCAGCGCTGCATGGAGCAGCTCAAGACAGTGGCCGGGGCCCAGATGCAACAGCTGCTGGAGGATGTCAACACAGAGATATATTTTGTCACCTTATGTGCCATGCAG cccatcCCCAGCTGTCTTCGCTACGTCCAGACCAACAtctcccacctcctgcaggacaCCTCCGAGCAGCTGGTGGCCCTGAAGCCCTGGATCACCCGCTGGAATTTCTCTGGCTGCCTGGAGCTGCGGTGTCAGCCGG ACTcctccaccctgctgccctcCAGGAGTCCCAAGGCTTTGGAGGCCACAGACTTGCCAGCTGCTCCGGCCCCTCTGCTActcctgctgctgttgctgctgccccTGGCCCTCCTGCTGGTGGCTGCTGTCTGGTGCCTGGACTGGTGGAGGAGAAGGCGGAGGATGCCCTACCCTGGGGAGCAG GTAAtccatatactttttaaaatcctctctgaggatgaggatgtttattga
- the FLT3LG gene encoding fms-related tyrosine kinase 3 ligand isoform X7: protein MEQLKTVAGAQMQQLLEDVNTEIYFVTLCAMQPIPSCLRYVQTNISHLLQDTSEQLVALKPWITRWNFSGCLELRCQPDSSTLLPSRSPKALEATDLPAAPAPLLLLLLLLLPLALLLVAAVWCLDWWRRRRRMPYPGEQREAGEEKERNINVWLPLKCPPTGDLDHNPGMCPDWELN from the exons ATGGAGCAGCTCAAGACAGTGGCCGGGGCCCAGATGCAACAGCTGCTGGAGGATGTCAACACAGAGATATATTTTGTCACCTTATGTGCCATGCAG cccatcCCCAGCTGTCTTCGCTACGTCCAGACCAACAtctcccacctcctgcaggacaCCTCCGAGCAGCTGGTGGCCCTGAAGCCCTGGATCACCCGCTGGAATTTCTCTGGCTGCCTGGAGCTGCGGTGTCAGCCGG ACTcctccaccctgctgccctcCAGGAGTCCCAAGGCTTTGGAGGCCACAGACTTGCCAGCTGCTCCGGCCCCTCTGCTActcctgctgctgttgctgctgccccTGGCCCTCCTGCTGGTGGCTGCTGTCTGGTGCCTGGACTGGTGGAGGAGAAGGCGGAGGATGCCCTACCCTGGGGAGCAG agagaagcgggggaagagaaggagagaaacattaatgtgtggttgcctctcaagtgccctcctactggagacctggaccataacccaggcatgtgccctgactgggaattgaactga
- the FLT3LG gene encoding fms-related tyrosine kinase 3 ligand isoform X6, with protein MTVLAPAWSPATPLLLLLLLSLGLCGTPDCTFPHSPISSTFADTIRKLSDYLLEDYPVAVATNLHDDKLCGAFWRLVLAQRCMEQLKTVAGAQMQQLLEDVNTEIYFVTLCAMQPIPSCLRYVQTNISHLLQDTSEQLVALKPWITRWNFSGCLELRCQPDSSTLLPSRSPKALEATDLPAAPAPLLLLLLLLLPLALLLVAAVWCLDWWRRRRRMPYPGEQREAGEEKERNINVWLPLKCPPTGDLDHNPGMCPDWELN; from the exons ATGACAGTGTTGGCACCAGCCTGGAGCCCAGCT acacCCCTGCTGCTACTGTTGCTGCTGAGCCTGGGCCTCTGCGGGACCCCAGACTGTAccttcccccacagccccatCTCCTCCACCTTCGCTGACACCATCCGCAAGCTG TCTGACTACTTGCTTGAAGATTACCCCGTTGCTGTGGCCACCAACCTGCACGAC GACAAGCTCTGTGGGGCCTTCTGGCGCCTGGTCCTGGCCCAGCGCTGCATGGAGCAGCTCAAGACAGTGGCCGGGGCCCAGATGCAACAGCTGCTGGAGGATGTCAACACAGAGATATATTTTGTCACCTTATGTGCCATGCAG cccatcCCCAGCTGTCTTCGCTACGTCCAGACCAACAtctcccacctcctgcaggacaCCTCCGAGCAGCTGGTGGCCCTGAAGCCCTGGATCACCCGCTGGAATTTCTCTGGCTGCCTGGAGCTGCGGTGTCAGCCGG ACTcctccaccctgctgccctcCAGGAGTCCCAAGGCTTTGGAGGCCACAGACTTGCCAGCTGCTCCGGCCCCTCTGCTActcctgctgctgttgctgctgccccTGGCCCTCCTGCTGGTGGCTGCTGTCTGGTGCCTGGACTGGTGGAGGAGAAGGCGGAGGATGCCCTACCCTGGGGAGCAG agagaagcgggggaagagaaggagagaaacattaatgtgtggttgcctctcaagtgccctcctactggagacctggaccataacccaggcatgtgccctgactgggaattgaactga
- the FLT3LG gene encoding fms-related tyrosine kinase 3 ligand isoform X5 — MSFHCNWSACRKPEGEGGRNLATSRGRGRGGELKGRVRKGLGCGGPRPALLSLPRSGYRHEGPLAEMTVLAPAWSPATPLLLLLLLSLGLCGTPDCTFPHSPISSTFADTIRKLSDYLLEDYPVAVATNLHDDKLCGAFWRLVLAQRCMEQLKTVAGAQMQQLLEDVNTEIYFVTLCAMQPIPSCLRYVQTNISHLLQDTSEQLVALKPWITRWNFSGCLELRCQPGVPRLWRPQTCQLLRPLCYSCCCCCCPWPSCWWLLSGAWTGGGEGGGCPTLGSR, encoded by the exons ATGAGTTTTCACTGTAACTGGAGCGCATGCAGGAAACccgagggagaaggaggcagaaacTTAGCCACATCAAGGGGCcgagggaggggcggggagttGAAGGGGCGGGTGAGGaaagggctggggtgtgggggaccGAGACCTGCTCTTCTGTCCCTTCCAAGATCTGGCTACAGGCATGAGGGGCCACTGGCGGAGATGACAGTGTTGGCACCAGCCTGGAGCCCAGCT acacCCCTGCTGCTACTGTTGCTGCTGAGCCTGGGCCTCTGCGGGACCCCAGACTGTAccttcccccacagccccatCTCCTCCACCTTCGCTGACACCATCCGCAAGCTG TCTGACTACTTGCTTGAAGATTACCCCGTTGCTGTGGCCACCAACCTGCACGAC GACAAGCTCTGTGGGGCCTTCTGGCGCCTGGTCCTGGCCCAGCGCTGCATGGAGCAGCTCAAGACAGTGGCCGGGGCCCAGATGCAACAGCTGCTGGAGGATGTCAACACAGAGATATATTTTGTCACCTTATGTGCCATGCAG cccatcCCCAGCTGTCTTCGCTACGTCCAGACCAACAtctcccacctcctgcaggacaCCTCCGAGCAGCTGGTGGCCCTGAAGCCCTGGATCACCCGCTGGAATTTCTCTGGCTGCCTGGAGCTGCGGTGTCAGCCGG GAGTCCCAAGGCTTTGGAGGCCACAGACTTGCCAGCTGCTCCGGCCCCTCTGCTActcctgctgctgttgctgctgccccTGGCCCTCCTGCTGGTGGCTGCTGTCTGGTGCCTGGACTGGTGGAGGAGAAGGCGGAGGATGCCCTACCCTGGGGAGCAG GTAA